In the Aristaeella hokkaidonensis genome, CTGGAGATGAAGGACCTGAAACCCGGCATGGAACTGACCGGTACCGTACGGAACGTGATTGACTTCGGCGCCTTTGTGGATATCGGAGTGCATCAGGACGGACTGGTGCATATCAGCCGCATGGCGGAGAAGTTTATCCGGCATCCCTCCGAGGTTGTGAAAGTGGGGGATATCGTGAAGGTCTGGGTGGTCAGTGTGGATGAGCAGAAGAAACGCATCGCACTGACGATGGTACAGGGAAGAATGTGATTTTCAAAGCCGCCGAAGATTATGTTTTTTGGCGGCTTTTGAATTGCCTGAATGATTGACACGCTATGGGTTCGGCGGTAAAATAACTTGTTGTGTTTTTGGCACAAGTATGACGACCGGAGGAAGACAAAATGGCTTGTACAGCGATCGTTGGAATCAACTGGGGCGACGAAGGCAAAGGCCGCATGGTGGACCTGCTGACGGAGCAGATTGACATTGTGGTTCGCTATCAGGGCGGCGGAAACGCCGGCCACACCGTTATCAATGAGCACGGAAAGTTTGCCCTGCATCTGCTGCCCTCCGGCATTTTCCGGAAGAATGTGATCAACATTCTCGGCAACGGTGTTGCCATGGATCCGGAAAGCCTGATGAATGAGATTAAGGACGTTGCAGACAAGGGTGTTGCCGTGACTCCCGAAAACCTGAAAATCAGTGACCGTGCCTCCCTGCTGATGCCCTGGCACCGCCGGCTTGACGAGCTGGAAGAACAGCGCCTGGCTGACAAGAAGTACGGCTCCACCAAACAGGGTATTGCCCCCTTCTATTCTGACAAGTATCAGAAGAAGACCGTCATGGCAGGCGAACTGTTCTATCCGGAACGGCTCCGTGCCCACCTGAAGGACCTGATGGAGTGGAAGAACCTGATCATCAAGGGCGTATACGGTGCTGAACCCTATACCTGGGATGAGATTGAAAACTGGCTGAACACCAGCTGCGAAGCCATTAAGCCTTATATCTGCGATACCGGCGACCTGCTGCGGGAAGCGGAAGAGAACGGCAAACGGATTATGTTCGAGGCCCAGCTGGGCTCCCTGCGTGACCTGGATCACGGCATTTATCCGATGACCACCTCCTCCAACACCATCGCGGCATACGCACCCGTGGGCTCCGGCCTGCCGAGCGCGCAGCTGGACCGGATTATCGGCGTTGTGAAAGCTTATTCCACCTGCGTGGGCGAAGGCCCCTTCACCTGCGAAATGTTCGGTGAGGAAGCGGAGAAGCTGCGTGAAGCCGGACATGAATACGGCGCCAAGACCGGCAGACCCCGCCGGGTCGGTCCGGTGGACCTGGTGGCCACCCGTTACGGCGTGCAGGTGCAGGGCGCTACGGAGATTGCCCTGACCAAGCTGGACGTGCTGAGCTACCTGGATGAGATTCCTGTCTGCGCCCACTATGAGCTGAACGGCGAGCTGACGGACAAGTTCCCCTTCCCGGCGGCGCTGGATGACTGCAAGCCCGTGATTGAAACCGTCAAGGGCTGGAAGAAGGACATCAGCGGCGTACGCACCTGGGAAGACCTGCCTGAGGAAGCCAAGGCCTATGTGCAGATGATCGAAAAGGCGATCCGCTGCCCCATCAAGTGGGTTTCTGTCGGACCGGAAAGAGACAGCATCATTATGCGGTAATAAGCCAACTGAGGTTTACGGAAGACACACGATACAGAATGGAGAAAAACGATGACACAGCAGTATGAAACCCCACTGTCCTCCCGGTATGCTTCCAAATATATGCTGGAGCTGTTCTCCGCCGATACGCGCTACCGGACCTGGAGACGCCTCTGGGTTGCCCTGGCCAAGGCTGAAATGGAACTGGGCCTGCCGGTAACGCAGGAACAGGTGGACGAACTGGCCACCCATATCGAGGATATCGACTATGACTGCGTGCGGGAGCGGGA is a window encoding:
- a CDS encoding adenylosuccinate synthase, whose translation is MACTAIVGINWGDEGKGRMVDLLTEQIDIVVRYQGGGNAGHTVINEHGKFALHLLPSGIFRKNVINILGNGVAMDPESLMNEIKDVADKGVAVTPENLKISDRASLLMPWHRRLDELEEQRLADKKYGSTKQGIAPFYSDKYQKKTVMAGELFYPERLRAHLKDLMEWKNLIIKGVYGAEPYTWDEIENWLNTSCEAIKPYICDTGDLLREAEENGKRIMFEAQLGSLRDLDHGIYPMTTSSNTIAAYAPVGSGLPSAQLDRIIGVVKAYSTCVGEGPFTCEMFGEEAEKLREAGHEYGAKTGRPRRVGPVDLVATRYGVQVQGATEIALTKLDVLSYLDEIPVCAHYELNGELTDKFPFPAALDDCKPVIETVKGWKKDISGVRTWEDLPEEAKAYVQMIEKAIRCPIKWVSVGPERDSIIMR